One window of the Salvia miltiorrhiza cultivar Shanhuang (shh) chromosome 6, IMPLAD_Smil_shh, whole genome shotgun sequence genome contains the following:
- the LOC130989406 gene encoding uncharacterized protein LOC130989406 isoform X1, which produces MGNLFTFQSPPPPPPMVLVPPLFDFPPLAARTRMLESSYDMLFGKLALKCLFEDYFEEARHFNTRIMLKPIDDPHVDLIAAVAGPLDYKPDEKIAANAQFRWQSDVLDPHTFVDLSVSNSDPTLMMRSCAYYPKFGFGAFGIFPLLLKQRNSSEDYGIMGLRYGSSNLSVGATFVPFPAATDELPKKAWLVSKMGRLTAGVQYEPTFGSTDGPRYKNLANWSCAMGYGLGSGSPLSPSFNFGLELAKNSQFIASFYQHVVVQRRVKNPLEQNEVVGITNYIDFGFELQTRVDDAQQANNIHDSSFQVGASWQANKNFLIKGKVGPLSSSIALGFKSWWKPSFTLSVSAVRDRTKRVTAFGLGIQIDNIREGMYERADPNFVMLTPSKEHLAEGLQWKIGERPLFESDVTSGNFNGVPKELRPLNKML; this is translated from the exons ATGGGGAATTTGTTCACGTTTcagtcgccgccgcctccgccgccgatGGTGCTGGTCCCGCCGCTCTTCGATTTCCCTCCCCTCGCCGCCCGTACGAG AATGCTGGAATCGTCTTACGACATGCTGTTTGGAAAGCTGGCCCTGAAATGCCTCTTCGAGGACTATTTCGAAGAAGCGAGGCACTTCAACACGAGAATTATGCTCAAGCCGATTGATGATCCGCATGTCGATTTGATTGCGGCT GTTGCTGGTCCACTCGATTACAAGCCAGATGAGAAAATTGCAGCAAATGCACAGTTTCGTTGGCAAAG TGATGTTCTCGATCCTCACACATTTGTCGATCTCTCTGTTTCAAACTCAGATCC AACTTTAATGATGAGATCCTGTGCATACTACCCCAAGTTTGGATTTGGAGCATTTGGCATCTTCCCACTTCTTTTAAAACAAAG AAATTCTTCTGAAGATTATGGCATCATGGGTTTGAGATATGGGTCTTCTAATCTTTCAGTTGGAGCTACATTTGTCCCATTTCCTG CAGCAACTGATGAACTCCCTAAAAAGGCATGGTTAGTAAGTAAGATGGGAAGGTTAACTGCTGGAGTGCAATACGAACCAACAT TTGGAAGCACAGACGGACCTAGATACAAAAACTTAGCAAATTGGAGCTGTGCAATGGGTTATGGACTAGGATCAGGCAGCCCATTGAGCCCATCATTCAACTTTGGACTCGAACTTGCTAAAAACTCCCAG TTCATTGCTTCTTTCTACCAGCATGTGGTCGTCCAAAGACGg GTTAAAAATCCATTGGAGCAAAATGAAGTAGTTGGAATCACGAACTACATTGACTTTGGTTTTGAGTTGCAGACAAG GGTTGATGATGCTCAACAAGCAAACAATATTCACGATTCCAGTTTCCAAGTTGGTGCATCTTGGCAAGCTAATAAGAACTTTTTAATAAAG GGTAAGGTGGGACCTCTAAGCTCCTCAATAGCCTTGGGTTTTAAGTCATGGTGGAAACCTTCTTTTACATTAAGTGTGTCAG CTGTTAGAGACCGCACAAAGAGGGTGACAGCTTTTGGTCTCGGTATCCAAATCGACAATATTCGGGAAGGAAT GTATGAGAGGGCTGATCCCAATTTTGTGATGCTGACGCCAAGCAAGGAGCATCTTGCTGAAGGCCTTCAGTGGAAAATTGGGGAGAGACCGCTATTTGAATCAGATGTTACTTCTGGCAATTTTAATGGCGTGCCCAAGGAATTAAGGCCCTTAAACAAAATGCTGTGA
- the LOC130989406 gene encoding uncharacterized protein LOC130989406 isoform X2: MGNLFTFQSPPPPPPMVLVPPLFDFPPLAARTRMLESSYDMLFGKLALKCLFEDYFEEARHFNTRIMLKPIDDPHVDLIAAVAGPLDYKPDEKIAANAQFRWQSDVLDPHTFVDLSVSNSDPTLMMRSCAYYPKFGFGAFGIFPLLLKQRNSSEDYGIMGLRYGSSNLSVGATFVPFPATDELPKKAWLVSKMGRLTAGVQYEPTFGSTDGPRYKNLANWSCAMGYGLGSGSPLSPSFNFGLELAKNSQFIASFYQHVVVQRRVKNPLEQNEVVGITNYIDFGFELQTRVDDAQQANNIHDSSFQVGASWQANKNFLIKGKVGPLSSSIALGFKSWWKPSFTLSVSAVRDRTKRVTAFGLGIQIDNIREGMYERADPNFVMLTPSKEHLAEGLQWKIGERPLFESDVTSGNFNGVPKELRPLNKML, from the exons ATGGGGAATTTGTTCACGTTTcagtcgccgccgcctccgccgccgatGGTGCTGGTCCCGCCGCTCTTCGATTTCCCTCCCCTCGCCGCCCGTACGAG AATGCTGGAATCGTCTTACGACATGCTGTTTGGAAAGCTGGCCCTGAAATGCCTCTTCGAGGACTATTTCGAAGAAGCGAGGCACTTCAACACGAGAATTATGCTCAAGCCGATTGATGATCCGCATGTCGATTTGATTGCGGCT GTTGCTGGTCCACTCGATTACAAGCCAGATGAGAAAATTGCAGCAAATGCACAGTTTCGTTGGCAAAG TGATGTTCTCGATCCTCACACATTTGTCGATCTCTCTGTTTCAAACTCAGATCC AACTTTAATGATGAGATCCTGTGCATACTACCCCAAGTTTGGATTTGGAGCATTTGGCATCTTCCCACTTCTTTTAAAACAAAG AAATTCTTCTGAAGATTATGGCATCATGGGTTTGAGATATGGGTCTTCTAATCTTTCAGTTGGAGCTACATTTGTCCCATTTCCTG CAACTGATGAACTCCCTAAAAAGGCATGGTTAGTAAGTAAGATGGGAAGGTTAACTGCTGGAGTGCAATACGAACCAACAT TTGGAAGCACAGACGGACCTAGATACAAAAACTTAGCAAATTGGAGCTGTGCAATGGGTTATGGACTAGGATCAGGCAGCCCATTGAGCCCATCATTCAACTTTGGACTCGAACTTGCTAAAAACTCCCAG TTCATTGCTTCTTTCTACCAGCATGTGGTCGTCCAAAGACGg GTTAAAAATCCATTGGAGCAAAATGAAGTAGTTGGAATCACGAACTACATTGACTTTGGTTTTGAGTTGCAGACAAG GGTTGATGATGCTCAACAAGCAAACAATATTCACGATTCCAGTTTCCAAGTTGGTGCATCTTGGCAAGCTAATAAGAACTTTTTAATAAAG GGTAAGGTGGGACCTCTAAGCTCCTCAATAGCCTTGGGTTTTAAGTCATGGTGGAAACCTTCTTTTACATTAAGTGTGTCAG CTGTTAGAGACCGCACAAAGAGGGTGACAGCTTTTGGTCTCGGTATCCAAATCGACAATATTCGGGAAGGAAT GTATGAGAGGGCTGATCCCAATTTTGTGATGCTGACGCCAAGCAAGGAGCATCTTGCTGAAGGCCTTCAGTGGAAAATTGGGGAGAGACCGCTATTTGAATCAGATGTTACTTCTGGCAATTTTAATGGCGTGCCCAAGGAATTAAGGCCCTTAAACAAAATGCTGTGA
- the LOC130989426 gene encoding carbonic anhydrase 2-like, whose amino-acid sequence MSTVNGCLASQIFTTTASSRSRVALRPVITARLNSSPPSLIRNQPVFAAPPPIIHPLLKEDMGKDSYEEAIAGLQKLLSENGGLGPVAAAKIEEITAELKTADGSASISSESVERLKTGFVTFKKEKYEKNPALYGELAKGQSPTYMVFACSDSRVCPSHVLDLQPGEAFVVRNVANLVPPFDQTKYAGVGAAVEYAVLHLKVKEIVVIGHSACGGIKGVMSFPYDGSSSTDFIEDWVKIALPAKNKTLADCGKDAPFGELCTTCEKEAVNVSLGNLLSYPFVREGLVKKTLSLKGGYYDFVKGSFELWGLEFNLSPSLSVKDVATIMHWKLF is encoded by the exons ATGTCGACTGTCAACGGCTGCCTCGCCTCCCAAATCttcaccaccaccgcctcctCCCGCTCTAGAGTTGCCCTCCGCCCCGTTATCACCGCCCGCCTCAACTCCTCTCCGCCCAGCCTCATCCGGAACCAGCCCGTCTTCGCAGCTCCGCCTCCGATCATCCACCCACTCTTG AAAGAAGACATGGGAAAGGACTCGTACGAAGAAGCCATTGCTGGACTCCAGAAGCTTCTGAg TGAGAATGGAGGGCTAGGACCGGTGGCGGCGGCGAAAATCGAGGAGATCACGGCGGAGCTTAAAACAGCTGACGGCAGCGCCAGCATCTCATCGGAGTCAGTTGAGAGGCTGAAAACTGGCTTCGTCACCTTCAAAAAAGAGAAATACGA GAAAAATCCAGCTCTGTACGGTGAACTCGCCAAAGGCCAGAGCCCCACG TACATGGTTTTCGCATGTTCAGACTCGCGCGTGTGCCCCTCGCACGTGCTAGACCTTCAACCAGGTGAAGCATTCGTCGTCCGTAACGTCGCTAACCTGGTCCCACCATTCGACCAg ACCAAATACGCTGGAGTGGGGGCTGCTGTTGAGTATGCCGTTCTGCATCTGAAG GTGAAGGAGATTGTTGTGATTGGGCACAGTGCGTGTGGAGGGATCAAGGGAGTCATGTCCTTCCCATATGATGGATCCTCTTCCAC TGACTTCATCGAGGACTGGGTGAAGATTGCATTACCTGCGAAGAACAAGACGCTGGCTGACTGCGGCAAAGACGCACCATTCGGCGAGCTATGCACCACATGTGAAAAG GAGGCGGTGAACGTGTCGCTGGGAAACCTCCTCTCCTACCCATTTGTGAGGGAAGGATTGGTGAAGAAGACTCTTTCATTGAAGGGTGGCTACTACGATTTTGTCAAGGGAAGTTTCGAGCTGTGGGGGCTTGAGTTCAACCTATCGCCATCTCTCTCT GTAAAAGATGTGGCCACAATTATGCACTGGAAGCTCTTTTAG